In the Candidatus Eisenbacteria bacterium genome, GAGTCCGCGCGGATAGCCTCGTCCGTCGAAGTGCTCGTGATGGCTCAGGATGATCGCGTTCACCTTGGACGCGAACTCGATCGGCCGGAGGATCTGCACGCCCGCCTGCGGGTGCGCCTCGACCTGGCGGTGCTCGGTGTCGGTCCACCGCCGCCCGCTTCCCAGGACGTCCTCGCCCACGGCGAGCATCCCCACGTCGTGCACGCGCGCCACGTAGCCCAGCACCTCGAGCTCCGCCTCGTCCATGCCGAGCCGCTTCCCGACGTCCGTCGCCATCTTGAAGAGCCGGCGGGAGCCCGGGAGGAGGCGCGTCCGCCGGGCGCGCACGATCGCGCGGAGCGTCGCGAGCATGGCCGAGATGTCCCCGGTCTCGCCGGCCGCGCGGACGCGCTCGATCGCGACCCCGACGCGCCGGGAGATCGCGACGAGCAGGCTCAGGTCGTCCTGGTCGAGGAGCGTTCCGGTCGTCTTGTTGTTCACGTTGATGACCCCGACCGTCTCTCCGGCGACGCGCAGCGGCACGCAGAGGAGCGACTTGGTCTCGTACTGCGGATGGTTCATCCGGCGGAACCGGCGATCGCTCTCGATGTTCTCCACGCAGAGGTTCTCCGACGTCCGGGCCACCCAGCCGGCGACCGAGTCGCCGAGCCGCACGCGCGTGCGCACGACCGTCTCGGCGTCGAGTCCGTGCGAGGCGCGGATCGCGAGATCGGTCCCCTCCTCGTTGAAGAACATGAAGGAGACGATGCGCGCGTCCATGACCTCGGCCACCATCTCGACACAGCTCTGCAGCAGGAGCTTCAGCTCGGGCCGCTCGAAGAAGGGCGTGAGCGACCGCATGAGCTGCCGGAAGCCCTGCTGGCGGATCGGGAGGTCGAAGACGAACCGGCTCCCCTCCCCGACCACGCTCTCCACCCGCACCGACCCGCCGTGGAGATCGACGACGCTCTTCACGATCGCGAGTCCGAGGCCGGTGCCCGAGACCCGGTCGGTGCCGCTCTCCTCGATCCGGTAGAAGCGCTCGAACACGCGATCCAGCTTGTCCGCCGGGATGCCGAGCCCGTGGTCCTCGACCGAGACGGTCACGCGCTCGCCCTGCCGGCCCGCCCGGACCACGACGTCGGTGCCGGGGCGCGTGAACTTGGCCGCGTTCCCGATCAGGTTCACGAGCACCTGCTTCAGGAGATCCGGGTCGGCCTCGACCTGCGGCAGGTCCGCGGGGAGATCGGTCCGGAGACGCGCGTCCTTGTGGGTGAGCTCGGGCGCGACCGTTCCCGTGACCTCCTCGAGGAGCCGCGCGATGGAAACCGGCTCCGCCTTGAGGCGGCGCCGCCCGGACTCCATGCGGGAGAGATCGAGGACGTCGTTCACGATCCGCGAGAGGCGGTCGCACTCCTCGTTCACGATCACGAGGAACTTCTCCTGCATCGTGAAGGAGGGGCTGTGGAGATTGTCGATCAGGGTCTCCGTGTAGGCCTTGATCGCGGTGAGCGGCGTGCGGAGCTCGTGCGACACGACCGAGATGAGGTCCGACTTCGCCTCGTCCACTTTTCGGAGCGCCAGGACGGAGTCCTCGAGCCGCTTCCGCGTGGCGTCGAGCTCCGACCGGGTGCGGATCCGGTCCACCGCGAGGCCGATCTGGTCCGCCAGGAAGAGAAGGGCGCGGCGGCGGCGCTCGGTCAGCGTGATGCGGCGGCTGTATCCGATCACCGAGACGCCGAGGAGCGACGTCCCGATCAGGATCGGCACGCCGATCAGGGACTCGGACGGGCCCGACTGCCACGCGACCGGCGCGCGCTCCGATCC is a window encoding:
- a CDS encoding HD domain-containing phosphohydrolase; amino-acid sequence: MTPQATGDRSRRRPLGLLASLGSLSFGVRSAFDTAGLVSSIADHVMELARADQFALLLLNDETGELEGDHYERHRSSPTGHSRIAAEPKSFLGRVLRRETLVFEESGSERAPVAWQSGPSESLIGVPILIGTSLLGVSVIGYSRRITLTERRRRALLFLADQIGLAVDRIRTRSELDATRKRLEDSVLALRKVDEAKSDLISVVSHELRTPLTAIKAYTETLIDNLHSPSFTMQEKFLVIVNEECDRLSRIVNDVLDLSRMESGRRRLKAEPVSIARLLEEVTGTVAPELTHKDARLRTDLPADLPQVEADPDLLKQVLVNLIGNAAKFTRPGTDVVVRAGRQGERVTVSVEDHGLGIPADKLDRVFERFYRIEESGTDRVSGTGLGLAIVKSVVDLHGGSVRVESVVGEGSRFVFDLPIRQQGFRQLMRSLTPFFERPELKLLLQSCVEMVAEVMDARIVSFMFFNEEGTDLAIRASHGLDAETVVRTRVRLGDSVAGWVARTSENLCVENIESDRRFRRMNHPQYETKSLLCVPLRVAGETVGVINVNNKTTGTLLDQDDLSLLVAISRRVGVAIERVRAAGETGDISAMLATLRAIVRARRTRLLPGSRRLFKMATDVGKRLGMDEAELEVLGYVARVHDVGMLAVGEDVLGSGRRWTDTEHRQVEAHPQAGVQILRPIEFASKVNAIILSHHEHFDGRGYPRGLQGEEIPLGARVLAVLDAYESMVAGRPYREPFTSGEALAEIERCAGTQFDPRVVAEFARVLAEGSETERGYRDVVR